The Simkania negevensis Z genome has a window encoding:
- a CDS encoding TraB/VirB10 family protein gives MVETKEESSGAKKLKKLMDSKKSPEAKRLKKQWLLIGIVVIAMVFIVSQVSVIFGKRSTPSFKKEITESDVVSTGLEPDLSRIGDLELTQEELEKKVESLTLWQEENRLKTQEVLQTQRQTAEELKELKSLLLRKMELQDAKIATLTLPSKQLSSSNSTEVSMESIELEQVTDRKHVAEVIPAGTIVRCVVVSGASVSTGIGTPMGSRKILLKPTSNGWLPAGVRVALKDSLIMCSATANLAEERVYVRGDRMNLTYPDGYTITTEIAAYVSGEDGQEGVRCALIDKNWSSTFWAGLASGVGEIGKAMQSGNPLLDLPKLGKTDTSFIINLDTLKQGGIQGGSTALDKMTEHLLKEKEKNAPFLILDSMRHVDLIFLHDCEIGENNIKEKMRIKRALENERRKKVNATNQS, from the coding sequence ATGGTGGAAACTAAAGAAGAAAGCTCGGGAGCGAAAAAACTCAAAAAGCTCATGGACTCAAAAAAAAGTCCTGAAGCTAAAAGACTCAAAAAACAGTGGTTGCTCATAGGTATAGTGGTCATTGCGATGGTCTTTATTGTCAGCCAAGTATCTGTGATCTTTGGAAAACGCTCAACACCATCTTTCAAGAAAGAGATTACAGAGTCAGATGTTGTTTCAACAGGATTAGAGCCAGATCTTTCTCGTATTGGAGATTTAGAACTCACTCAAGAAGAGCTCGAGAAAAAAGTGGAATCACTCACTTTGTGGCAAGAGGAAAATAGGCTGAAAACTCAAGAGGTCCTTCAAACCCAACGACAAACAGCAGAAGAACTGAAGGAATTAAAAAGCCTTCTCTTGAGAAAAATGGAACTTCAAGATGCAAAGATTGCCACCTTGACTCTTCCTAGCAAACAACTTTCCTCTTCGAATTCCACAGAAGTTTCTATGGAAAGCATAGAACTAGAACAGGTAACCGACCGAAAACACGTTGCAGAGGTTATTCCTGCAGGGACGATTGTACGCTGTGTCGTAGTATCTGGGGCCAGCGTATCTACAGGAATTGGCACACCAATGGGTTCTAGAAAAATTCTTCTAAAGCCTACTTCCAATGGTTGGCTACCAGCAGGTGTTCGTGTAGCTCTCAAGGATAGCCTGATTATGTGCAGTGCAACAGCCAATTTAGCTGAAGAGAGGGTCTATGTACGTGGTGATCGGATGAACTTAACTTATCCAGACGGATATACCATTACCACAGAAATTGCAGCCTATGTCTCAGGTGAAGATGGACAAGAAGGTGTACGTTGTGCGCTCATCGATAAAAACTGGAGCAGCACGTTTTGGGCTGGACTTGCCAGCGGGGTTGGAGAAATAGGCAAAGCCATGCAATCTGGCAATCCCTTGCTCGACCTTCCGAAACTCGGTAAAACCGATACCAGTTTTATCATCAATTTAGACACCCTCAAACAGGGAGGGATTCAAGGGGGATCGACTGCATTAGATAAAATGACAGAGCATCTTCTTAAGGAAAAAGAAAAGAATGCACCTTTTCTCATTTTAGATTCGATGCGTCATGTCGATCTGATTTTCCTTCACGATTGTGAAATTGGAGAAAATAACATCAAAGAAAAAATGCGTATCAAACGTGCATTAGAGAATGAGCGGAGGAAGAAAGTTAATGCTACCAATCAGTCATAG
- a CDS encoding thioredoxin domain-containing protein, with amino-acid sequence MLPISHRTVFYLSILVIGAISSKLLGFEKLDAKYTTSFGDPSALVQITEYFSFGCEKCLRLINQDFPQIKKELVDTGKVYWVFHPDPADLLTLQLMICLEKLTPEEKKEFFSLAAQMASKSPKRAVKWMGKTLRDRGCGGEEDLSLSWIEKASATQAAMRYLKQEDAPIMLPTIEVNGQLKEEFPTVSFIKSLINPQVSPCNSKS; translated from the coding sequence ATGCTACCAATCAGTCATAGGACAGTTTTTTATCTCTCAATACTTGTTATTGGAGCTATTAGTTCTAAACTTCTTGGCTTTGAAAAGCTCGATGCTAAGTACACCACAAGTTTTGGAGATCCAAGTGCTTTAGTTCAAATCACTGAATATTTTTCTTTTGGATGTGAGAAATGCCTTCGCTTGATCAATCAAGACTTTCCTCAGATTAAAAAAGAGCTCGTTGATACAGGGAAGGTGTATTGGGTGTTCCATCCAGATCCTGCAGATCTTTTGACCCTCCAGCTTATGATTTGCCTTGAGAAGTTAACACCTGAAGAAAAAAAGGAGTTTTTTAGCCTTGCGGCTCAAATGGCTTCTAAAAGTCCTAAAAGAGCAGTGAAGTGGATGGGGAAAACACTTAGAGATAGAGGGTGTGGCGGAGAGGAGGACTTATCTCTTTCCTGGATAGAAAAAGCTTCTGCTACCCAAGCTGCCATGCGTTACCTAAAACAAGAAGATGCACCAATAATGCTTCCGACAATCGAAGTCAACGGACAGCTTAAAGAAGAATTCCCCACAGTTTCATTTATCAAAAGCTTAATTAACCCGCAGGTATCTCCATGCAACTCAAAAAGCTAG
- the traE gene encoding type IV conjugative transfer system protein TraE, with translation MHVHFFTDKIKRLITIRNVLLLALLAMTCAFIRLSSLIGKKEERVVIIPPAGKPYWIEKSQVSEEYLQEIGLYLTTFLVDRTPLDVDFKNNMLLEHVHAEGYHCLKKVLREEADNIKKNDHAFHFIKQRAFIDPEKLTYTVTGLQRVYIPRNKKAAFLKEEEVSYILSFKVEDGRLFLKHIQKENHDEESY, from the coding sequence ATGCATGTCCATTTTTTCACAGACAAAATTAAAAGACTAATCACCATTCGCAACGTGTTGCTCTTAGCTCTTTTAGCCATGACCTGCGCTTTTATCCGTCTTTCTTCTTTAATCGGGAAAAAGGAAGAACGAGTAGTGATTATTCCTCCAGCAGGTAAACCTTATTGGATTGAGAAATCCCAGGTTTCAGAAGAGTACCTACAAGAAATCGGCCTTTACTTGACGACATTTCTCGTCGATCGTACTCCTCTCGATGTCGATTTTAAGAACAACATGCTTTTAGAACATGTTCACGCTGAAGGGTACCACTGTTTGAAAAAAGTCTTGCGTGAAGAAGCTGATAACATCAAAAAAAATGATCATGCCTTTCACTTTATCAAGCAAAGGGCCTTTATTGATCCAGAGAAGCTTACTTATACTGTGACAGGACTGCAAAGAGTCTACATCCCTCGAAACAAAAAAGCCGCTTTTCTCAAAGAAGAAGAAGTTTCTTATATCCTGTCCTTCAAGGTGGAAGACGGCCGTCTATTTTTAAAACACATTCAAAAGGAAAACCACGATGAAGAGAGTTATTAG
- a CDS encoding type IV conjugative transfer system protein TraL, producing the protein MEKKEIPVFRFLDSPSSFAGRPLLDVSCFVLPFFSGIVCRHLILGTLIGIVLYRIKRKIAREFPKHFFYGLLYWVLPPFFCKLVPSHKRFFLR; encoded by the coding sequence ATGGAAAAAAAAGAAATCCCAGTTTTTAGATTTCTAGATAGTCCTTCGTCTTTTGCAGGACGTCCTTTGTTAGATGTTAGTTGCTTTGTTTTACCATTTTTCAGTGGGATTGTTTGTAGACACCTGATTCTTGGCACTTTAATTGGAATTGTGCTTTACCGCATCAAGCGTAAGATAGCAAGAGAGTTTCCCAAGCATTTTTTCTACGGGCTCCTCTACTGGGTCTTGCCGCCCTTCTTCTGCAAGTTAGTTCCATCTCACAAACGATTTTTCTTGAGGTAG
- a CDS encoding type-F conjugative transfer system secretin TraK, translating to MKRVISYFCAALSASPLLALTEVEFDPKTTPEVALSISSPNRITFEGGEITNVRFDQNRFQAAIDEKTGEVFISPLAEIVIPSSITLRTSSGKSQTLNVTAQEGPGEVVYLCEKSHQTKTSTNQVLPLSTDFHSKTIELLNDILSYKEPKGYGPKELKNEQFPLTPPLESTPIYLYEGPFDTLLVLSVENRSNNRVLLDLATLKSPQERWVFCQKNCLKEREKMLMVICRDKETRGQKHGGN from the coding sequence ATGAAGAGAGTTATTAGTTATTTTTGCGCTGCTTTAAGTGCCAGCCCTCTTTTAGCCTTAACAGAAGTTGAGTTTGACCCCAAAACGACCCCAGAAGTGGCCTTGTCTATTAGCTCTCCCAATAGAATCACTTTTGAAGGAGGAGAAATCACCAATGTAAGGTTTGATCAAAACCGCTTCCAGGCAGCAATCGATGAAAAAACAGGAGAAGTGTTCATCTCACCTCTTGCTGAAATTGTAATTCCCAGCTCGATCACATTACGTACATCTAGTGGAAAGTCTCAAACCCTTAATGTAACAGCCCAAGAAGGACCCGGAGAAGTCGTTTATCTTTGTGAAAAAAGCCATCAGACCAAGACTTCTACAAATCAAGTTTTGCCATTAAGTACAGACTTTCACTCAAAAACAATTGAGCTCTTAAACGACATTCTCTCGTACAAAGAGCCTAAGGGATACGGTCCAAAAGAGCTTAAAAACGAGCAATTTCCTTTAACACCTCCCTTGGAATCGACACCTATTTATCTATATGAAGGTCCTTTTGACACCTTACTGGTCCTTTCTGTAGAGAACCGTTCCAATAACCGCGTTCTCCTTGACCTTGCAACATTAAAATCTCCCCAGGAAAGATGGGTTTTTTGTCAGAAAAACTGCTTAAAAGAACGCGAAAAAATGCTCATGGTTATTTGTCGAGATAAAGAAACTAGAGGGCAAAAACATGGTGGAAACTAA